In one window of Leptospira hartskeerlii DNA:
- a CDS encoding GGDEF domain-containing protein: MFKWFPGIDRRIRLLSKRIFFNRYPQGFLETNWSEIRQSLVAHYSLCIVISLITYFLPNSRDFEDESLILLQSSRITLIVLSLVFLWRHARKKDWVPKKLEFYKVWTSSTLLISFFPFLYLDKIHYDVYLHQASAILLSMNLLLWLTTTTAVATNLAFCLMFLGVCYLGDSPVEAMKEFPSLLTYLFVGTFGNVIMNYWRTMDYRDKRKLSGAVLRLKAKNLHIRMISNLDDLTDLYNRRYLIEQFDIFKKRARRHKFQMALVILDLDHLKEINDKYGHMMGDEALQTLSAVMKSRVRSTDICARIGGDEFCVLLDSVDPKSLKTLCESLRMGVESHALSVRDTNNKPVNITVSIGAAILSYDEDFTFDDLYQSIDSGLYKSKSSGRNRVTIVEATKLNTKVDLSASWPEEVRIYK, encoded by the coding sequence ATGTTCAAGTGGTTCCCAGGCATAGACCGAAGAATTCGCTTACTATCTAAGCGGATCTTTTTTAATCGATATCCCCAAGGATTTTTAGAAACCAATTGGAGCGAAATTCGCCAATCCTTGGTGGCCCATTATTCTCTCTGTATTGTAATCAGTTTAATCACCTATTTCCTACCTAATTCACGGGACTTCGAAGACGAATCTCTGATCCTTCTTCAATCCAGTAGGATCACGTTAATCGTCCTTTCACTTGTATTTTTATGGAGACATGCCCGCAAAAAGGACTGGGTCCCTAAAAAGCTGGAATTCTACAAGGTTTGGACCTCTTCTACTCTTCTTATCTCATTCTTTCCTTTCTTGTATTTGGATAAGATCCACTACGATGTATATCTTCACCAAGCATCTGCGATCTTACTCAGTATGAATCTTCTTCTTTGGTTAACCACTACCACCGCAGTTGCCACAAACCTAGCATTTTGCCTGATGTTCTTAGGTGTTTGCTACTTAGGAGATTCTCCCGTGGAAGCAATGAAAGAATTTCCGAGCCTTCTCACCTATCTATTCGTAGGGACTTTCGGAAATGTGATCATGAACTATTGGAGAACCATGGATTACCGAGATAAAAGAAAATTATCCGGCGCTGTCCTACGACTAAAGGCAAAAAATCTGCATATCAGAATGATCTCCAATCTGGATGATCTTACTGATCTTTATAATCGCAGGTATCTGATAGAACAATTTGATATCTTCAAGAAGAGAGCAAGACGTCACAAATTCCAAATGGCTTTAGTGATCTTGGATCTAGATCATTTAAAAGAGATCAATGATAAGTACGGGCATATGATGGGAGACGAGGCTCTCCAAACTCTTTCGGCAGTCATGAAGTCCAGGGTAAGATCGACTGATATTTGTGCTCGTATTGGTGGAGATGAATTCTGTGTTCTTTTGGATTCGGTGGATCCTAAAAGTTTAAAAACCCTATGTGAGTCATTGCGTATGGGCGTAGAATCTCATGCACTTTCCGTCAGAGATACGAATAACAAGCCCGTGAATATTACAGTATCCATAGGCGCTGCTATTCTTTCTTATGATGAAGATTTTACTTTCGACGATCTATACCAATCCATAGATTCAGGATTGTATAAGTCCAAATCTTCCGGTCGAAACAGAGTTACTATAGTAGAAGCTACTAAGCTAAATACTAAGGTTGATCTTTCTGCTTCTTGGCCTGAGGAAGTTCGTATATATAAGTAA
- a CDS encoding GerMN domain-containing protein, with protein MPESDKLKSLLYILTGALFVLVLLDKSMGNKNTPTPGQESPSFFSKFNTIGKTNPLSPSSSENKGKQTHEEVMDRAEDEILTELMQNGENSSSEEPISDSNDPEEMFIPIVEMPKSGQPSGPSSNIRLDHSPGEIKLYFLKFYGRGNKSHSRLVQLKRKFDHGDKILFILKELTKGPSTEEKTQGVLNALPNRMEYSKEYSVENGVLKLYLGPDFEASAGPELLKDRVDQICYSILENSELRGIRLYINGKQVRSLGGVGLPIPEVLTKNPRKIATL; from the coding sequence GTGCCCGAATCGGATAAACTTAAATCGCTTCTTTATATCCTGACAGGGGCTCTATTCGTTTTAGTTTTATTGGATAAGTCTATGGGGAACAAGAATACACCCACCCCCGGACAAGAATCCCCTTCTTTCTTTTCTAAATTTAATACGATCGGAAAAACAAACCCACTATCTCCTTCTTCTTCCGAGAACAAAGGAAAACAAACCCATGAAGAGGTAATGGACCGGGCAGAAGATGAAATTTTAACCGAGTTAATGCAGAATGGAGAAAACTCTTCTTCCGAAGAACCTATATCCGATTCCAACGATCCGGAAGAAATGTTTATCCCTATTGTAGAAATGCCGAAATCGGGACAACCATCCGGGCCATCTTCCAATATCCGTTTGGATCATTCTCCAGGAGAGATCAAACTTTACTTTTTGAAGTTTTATGGAAGAGGGAACAAAAGTCACTCCAGACTCGTTCAGTTAAAAAGGAAATTTGATCATGGGGATAAAATCCTTTTTATCTTAAAGGAACTCACTAAGGGCCCATCTACAGAGGAAAAAACCCAAGGTGTTCTGAACGCTCTTCCTAATAGAATGGAATATTCCAAAGAATACTCCGTGGAGAATGGAGTATTAAAACTGTATCTTGGCCCTGACTTCGAAGCTAGCGCCGGCCCTGAACTTCTAAAGGACAGAGTGGACCAGATCTGTTATAGCATTTTGGAAAACTCAGAACTAAGAGGGATTAGACTCTATATCAATGGAAAACAAGTCCGCTCTCTGGGTGGTGTAGGACTTCCTATCCCGGAAGTTCTTACCAAAAATCCAAGAAAGATCGCTACTCTCTAA
- a CDS encoding HAD family hydrolase gives MDWNPKRVRALAFDVDGTLFSSEGIILETYAEAIRRFSANSQIPLEVPDRERIMLEIGKPVKTIFLNLVPQLRESERDQISDSVLELLVSKIRQGEGEFYPKVKETVTSLKNKGYQILAASNGRMAYVKTILEVSGIFPLFDPIVVLDNETIKTKPDIVAKYIRDYSYSPDEILMIGDRSSDHEAARKNGSPFAFCAYGHAPEGEIPDWEVSLAQLEDLDRIF, from the coding sequence ATGGATTGGAATCCCAAACGGGTCCGCGCACTTGCCTTCGATGTGGACGGAACCCTATTTTCTTCCGAAGGAATCATCTTAGAGACTTATGCGGAAGCAATCCGCAGATTTTCAGCCAACTCCCAGATCCCACTCGAGGTCCCAGACAGAGAAAGGATCATGCTCGAGATCGGAAAGCCTGTCAAAACCATCTTCTTAAACCTGGTCCCACAACTGAGAGAATCCGAAAGAGACCAGATCTCCGACTCGGTCCTGGAACTTTTGGTGTCGAAGATCCGACAAGGAGAAGGTGAATTCTATCCTAAGGTCAAAGAAACAGTTACCTCCTTAAAAAATAAGGGGTATCAAATTTTAGCGGCCTCGAACGGTAGGATGGCCTATGTGAAAACCATCCTGGAAGTTTCCGGGATTTTTCCTCTCTTCGATCCGATCGTAGTCTTGGACAATGAAACGATCAAAACCAAGCCGGATATAGTCGCCAAATACATCCGAGATTATTCTTATTCTCCGGACGAGATACTGATGATCGGGGATAGAAGTTCCGACCACGAGGCAGCCCGTAAAAATGGAAGCCCTTTCGCATTCTGCGCCTATGGCCACGCGCCTGAGGGAGAAATCCCTGACTGGGAGGTGAGTCTGGCTCAATTGGAAGACCTGGATCGAATATTCTAA
- a CDS encoding KamA family radical SAM protein, whose protein sequence is MERLGKNRGIADLESPADSRKSLYSSFVWTDYKAQLQRRVKAEDLPKYFHLTESEKIGIQETIRLNVGTTPYYLSLSDPEDPNCPIRKMIVPRREESFFSPEETLDPLHEEDLSPVKGLTHMYPDRVLLFSNHECSVYCRHCMRGRKVSDSTERMETADLELCFDYIRNHPEISDVVISGGDPLNLSDSKIDWILENLEKISHVKICRLGTRNPVTLPMRITTDLCKIVESHNTDRLSIFCNTQFNHEKECTSEAKEAILKLLKAGVSVGNQCVILKGINDDEETMLRLHRKLLELRIRAYYMYDPELIPGSRGFRTPLAKGIQIIEYMRGKVAGMGIPQFVNDLPGGGGKVSLGPNWYLGFHKPSRNHVFRSAVRGTYHLSPEPVGSEYEEFYPEISEETWSKLLQNSYSAFKGLGPLGESGK, encoded by the coding sequence ATGGAGAGATTGGGGAAAAACCGGGGAATAGCGGATCTAGAGTCACCTGCAGATTCTAGAAAGAGTTTATATTCTTCTTTTGTCTGGACTGATTATAAGGCCCAGCTCCAAAGAAGGGTGAAGGCAGAAGACCTTCCAAAATATTTTCATTTAACCGAATCCGAAAAGATCGGGATCCAAGAAACCATCCGACTCAATGTAGGAACTACTCCTTATTATCTTTCTCTTTCCGATCCGGAAGATCCGAATTGTCCTATCCGAAAAATGATCGTCCCAAGAAGGGAAGAGTCCTTCTTTTCTCCGGAAGAAACATTAGATCCTTTGCATGAAGAAGATCTTTCTCCCGTTAAGGGACTCACTCATATGTATCCGGATAGAGTATTACTTTTTTCGAATCATGAATGTTCCGTGTATTGCAGGCATTGTATGAGAGGAAGAAAGGTTTCCGATTCAACTGAGCGAATGGAAACTGCGGATCTGGAATTATGTTTTGATTATATTCGAAATCATCCTGAAATTTCGGATGTGGTGATCTCGGGTGGAGATCCTCTTAATCTTTCCGATTCCAAAATAGATTGGATCTTAGAGAATTTGGAAAAGATCTCTCATGTAAAAATTTGCAGGTTAGGAACAAGAAATCCTGTTACTCTTCCTATGAGGATCACGACTGATCTATGCAAGATCGTTGAATCACATAATACGGATCGTTTATCCATTTTCTGTAATACTCAATTCAATCATGAAAAAGAATGCACTTCCGAGGCAAAAGAAGCGATACTTAAACTTCTGAAAGCTGGAGTGAGCGTTGGGAACCAATGTGTGATCCTAAAAGGGATCAATGACGATGAAGAAACAATGCTCAGACTCCATCGAAAACTTTTGGAACTTAGGATCCGCGCCTATTATATGTATGATCCGGAACTGATCCCTGGTTCTCGCGGTTTTAGGACTCCTCTTGCAAAAGGCATTCAAATTATTGAATATATGCGCGGAAAAGTTGCAGGTATGGGGATCCCGCAGTTTGTGAACGATCTTCCCGGCGGGGGTGGAAAGGTGAGCCTTGGGCCGAATTGGTATCTTGGATTTCACAAACCTTCTCGAAATCATGTGTTCCGATCCGCTGTGAGAGGGACTTATCATTTGAGCCCTGAACCTGTAGGCAGTGAATATGAGGAATTTTATCCTGAGATCAGTGAGGAAACTTGGTCGAAGTTACTACAGAATTCCTATTCCGCATTTAAAGGCCTTGGTCCTTTAGGAGAATCTGGAAAATGA
- a CDS encoding D-alanine--D-alanine ligase, with amino-acid sequence MNSDSPSVLIVADIQNPNLDLKDTQEWEDMSSVQEIKRCLEDLGEKVEVVEFPSKLLQKLSDYSNLEPQNRPVLFHLVEGFRSRNREALLPAIAEYSGFPHTGSDAYAQNLSLDKHLSKLFCVSAGVPTSPWTIWEKGFVEVTTSFQNGAQDSKGWNSDSIFRGARFPLQSEFPVFFKPRFEGSSLGVGEENLISDLAALNQFLQSKFNEYSSWICESYLPGEEWTLAVIGSSESGYKASKVARIGLENSTETIYGEITKTKLSMPEKLHFDLDKERTEFIQKYSLELCKLLKPSGAVRLDWKADAQGKPMFLEWNLTPGLSSYYSSFPICYSRSFGTYSDLMKELLGIAREEFLKERFLYSKLKREKQTSGIDG; translated from the coding sequence ATGAATTCAGATTCTCCATCAGTTTTGATCGTTGCAGATATCCAGAATCCAAACTTGGACCTAAAGGACACACAAGAATGGGAAGATATGAGTTCTGTCCAAGAGATCAAACGTTGCTTGGAAGATCTGGGAGAGAAGGTAGAAGTCGTTGAATTTCCGTCGAAGTTACTACAAAAACTCTCTGATTATTCTAACTTAGAGCCACAAAATCGACCTGTCTTATTCCATTTGGTAGAAGGTTTCCGTTCTCGAAATAGGGAGGCTTTGCTTCCGGCGATCGCAGAATATTCAGGCTTTCCTCATACAGGTTCAGATGCGTATGCTCAGAATCTAAGTTTGGATAAACATCTTTCTAAATTGTTTTGTGTTTCTGCAGGTGTTCCTACCAGCCCTTGGACAATTTGGGAGAAGGGTTTTGTCGAAGTGACTACATCCTTCCAAAATGGAGCGCAGGATTCGAAGGGGTGGAATTCGGATTCCATATTCCGAGGTGCGCGATTTCCACTGCAATCTGAATTCCCAGTTTTCTTCAAACCTAGATTCGAAGGTTCCAGTCTAGGAGTCGGAGAAGAAAATCTGATCTCCGATTTGGCTGCTTTAAATCAATTCCTACAATCTAAATTCAACGAGTATTCCTCTTGGATCTGTGAATCTTATTTACCGGGAGAAGAATGGACACTTGCAGTTATAGGGTCGTCTGAGTCCGGATACAAGGCAAGTAAGGTCGCGAGGATTGGTTTGGAAAATTCTACTGAAACGATCTATGGAGAAATTACTAAAACGAAACTGAGTATGCCTGAAAAATTACATTTTGATTTGGATAAAGAGAGAACTGAATTTATCCAGAAATATTCATTAGAATTATGTAAATTACTCAAACCTTCCGGAGCGGTTCGTTTGGATTGGAAGGCGGATGCTCAGGGAAAGCCTATGTTCTTGGAATGGAATCTAACCCCAGGTTTATCTTCCTATTATAGCAGTTTTCCGATCTGTTATTCCCGAAGTTTCGGAACTTATTCGGATCTGATGAAAGAATTATTGGGAATCGCAAGAGAGGAATTTTTAAAAGAAAGGTTTCTCTATTCAAAACTAAAAAGAGAAAAACAAACGAGCGGGATCGACGGATGA
- a CDS encoding iron-containing redox enzyme family protein has translation MKTFREELMDQVKYHPVLTANLWLEEKEEKMEHSDLLLWLKQEYFVSVEFVNWFLNTAALTNFVPSKIVLVQNIWEELGEGKEEDSHVSILRKFLSEMGETVSGEDMLPETGAYLDLMKRITTTDFYSALGALGPANEYLLKLEYSRMYKSYFDLKSRITLPEGKFFQVNLEADESHSEKMFKLIEAVATDPEKMQKVREGSKLALDARLVFYEGLKKVMPQVSL, from the coding sequence ATGAAAACGTTTCGAGAAGAATTGATGGACCAGGTCAAATATCATCCTGTATTGACTGCAAATCTATGGTTGGAAGAAAAAGAAGAAAAAATGGAGCACTCGGACCTTCTTCTTTGGTTGAAACAGGAATATTTTGTGTCTGTGGAATTTGTGAACTGGTTCTTAAATACGGCGGCTCTTACCAATTTTGTGCCCTCTAAGATCGTGCTCGTACAAAATATTTGGGAAGAATTGGGAGAAGGAAAAGAAGAAGATTCACATGTTTCTATCCTTAGAAAATTCCTTTCAGAAATGGGGGAGACCGTTTCTGGAGAAGATATGCTACCTGAAACAGGTGCTTATTTGGATTTGATGAAAAGAATTACTACCACCGATTTTTATTCAGCATTAGGAGCGCTTGGGCCGGCGAATGAGTATCTTCTAAAATTGGAATATTCCAGAATGTATAAGTCTTATTTTGACCTAAAATCAAGAATTACTCTTCCGGAAGGGAAATTTTTCCAAGTGAATCTGGAAGCAGACGAATCTCATTCCGAAAAAATGTTTAAGCTGATAGAAGCCGTTGCAACAGACCCTGAAAAAATGCAAAAAGTAAGAGAAGGATCTAAACTCGCATTGGATGCACGTTTAGTATTTTATGAAGGTCTAAAAAAAGTAATGCCTCAGGTCTCTCTTTAG